In Juglans microcarpa x Juglans regia isolate MS1-56 chromosome 1S, Jm3101_v1.0, whole genome shotgun sequence, the genomic stretch aTCCCTAAgtccaaggcctttaccacttgagccaacccctaggggttgttTGCTTACAAATATGTTACCAAAACATTttgataagttttattttttcttctttttgtcaaAAGTATATGTTATTCAGAACTTGGAACCATGAACCTTGTGTATCACTTATTGATAATTACATTTGCATTTTGGTGTTTATGGCTAGAAAGGAATGGGAGATGTTTTTAAGACAAAGAACGATCGATGGTAGAAATtagggaatttttctttaaaactctATGTCTATGGACTAAGGCTAATGTAATGAATGGTGATGATGTGCTGGAGTTAATCTagttttttctatctttttagtCGCTGTGTATAGgtatttcctcttgtatacttcctgtgtactcgggCTATGCCTatggtaataaaattcttattaattatcaaaaaatatttacatatgcATTTGGGCATATGCTGGTCccaaattttcttttgtgactTGATTGCACATGGTTATAGATAATGTTGTTTGTCACTTTTCTTGCTTGTGCAACTAGCTGGGATTTCATttgtcaaattttcttttcctgaaATCCTGAAACCATTGTATTCTAATTGTTATATTAGGTACGTAAAAGGCCTTTGAACAAAAAGGAGAATTCTCGGAAGGAGGAGGATATAGTAAGTGTATATGACAATGCTTTGACTGTCCATGAACCCAAACTGAAGGTAATTATTGCTTGTTATTAAAAAGCACCATAGCTTGTGTTTTTTTgctaaatttgattttaaataaaattgtgcAGCTGATATTGAGCTCTCTcttccctcccccccccccccccctctctctctctctctattcctTTGTACAAACACACTCTTAGAGACATATGTTGAAAGAGCATATTGTTTTTTATCTTGGTGTTAAAGGTGGACTTGACTGCATATGTGGAGAAGcatgagttttgttttgatgctGTTCTTGATGAGGATGTCTCCAATGATGAGGTAATCGTTCTAGTACTATAGATTGAAGTTTTCTATCTGCTGCTTGTCTGACATATTTTGTAGAcatgaatattttgaaatgtGTTGATATAATCATTCCTTGatgtttatgattttgttaattctcGGTTTGATGTTCAAGACTTTTGTTTTATCTGCACTTGGTTTTTCTTTATGATTGTTGATATTTAGATCCATGCATGACTTCTTTACTTGGTATCTGAGACAGGTATACAGGGTCACCGTTGAACCTATCATTCCAACCATTTTTGAGCGAACAAAGGCTACATGTTTTGCTTATGGCCAGACTGGTATGTTGAGTTTCTGATCTCCCTTACCATGTAGGAAACTAATTATGTCATAATCATTTAATAAGATTAAAGCTAGTCCTGTTGAATAATTTGAATTGTTCAGAACATCAGGAATTTGGATGCATCTCATACTGTATAGGTTCTTTAAACTTGTGTGTTTGTGGATGTATCACAAATGGTATAAAGGAATTTGGACGCATAATGGACTTATGTtgtttcttgaaatttttttggacGTGAGAGTTGTCAAGTTTCATGTGatcttcataatttatttttgctaGAATGAGATGAAGAAGATATTTGTGCTGAAGTCATGGAGGAATGATAAAATTGTCTATgaattttaaacaaatatttgttgAAACAGTTCCCCCATGTTAAATCCTTGTTGAGACAACCGGATCCCattaaaaaaagggaagagtAACAAGTTCCAGCCAGATCGTGTTTATTATTGGTGTACGATAGTAAGGTTAAAATCTGTTATTTGAAGTCTGAagttacttatgaaaaaaaaagtctgaAGTCTGTTTTGtaattgtattatattataaaatactcAATCCATCCCttcattatatgaaaattaataaatgacacattttaataaaatattcctAAAATGCCCTTAGATGGGTCAGGACAATtggatttaaatttgaaaaaagttttttaaatttaaaagtaatcTTGAAAGTCAAGCAAAGCAAATGATgtgctttattttcttttgtacataataatatatatgctttcattttttgaaagtttcatttattttttgttttttgattggtactgggtgtccaagaacaaagtcccgactaatcctaggggtgcacaggccctcgacaaggagttttctgcaagtgtacattgggtaattcaaggggaaaaagTTCCATTTATCATCTAACTGCCTAAAGAAGTAAAGCAAATAATCTATAATGGGATGGAGGGAACAGTATTTAGTGTCTTGACAAAATGTTTGTTTACGATTTGGAGGAGAAGTTGTGTAAGGTGTTTAAGTGGTAATGCATAAAATCTGGTCCCATGTTTGGAATCCTCCTAATCCTCTAGAATAGAGAATTTATCTTGGATGGAGTTTTATCTGTCAGGCTGCAGCCAATTTGTCAAAGAGCAGGTTTGTTATGAGCTGTAGACTCAGATATCCTAGGTTCAATTCCACACAAGGAGTTTCTCTGAATTTTTCGGTCAGCAAACCAACCAGACCGGGTTTGGTTTGAAAAACATGCAATACCCTGACCGAACTGAACCAATTTCATCCCTAGTTTGAATGGCTCTGCCTTGCTGGAGTTCCACATcgtaaaattaaaaagtaaaaaaaaaaaaaaaaatattggctaAAGCTTCTTATTTAGTTATTGGCACACTTATGTttcaatgtaattttttatccATCTATAGATCTCTCTTttgaaataatttctaatcTCAAGTTTCTCAACTTTTTGCTGaattttctctattttgttgTTCATTGCCACTGCTcctggttttacattttttagaGGTAAGTTCTTATTAGATTATCTACTCTGATTAATTTCAGGTAGTGGTAAGACATTCACAATGCAACCGTTACCTCTCAGAGCTGCTGAAGACCTTGCTAGATTGTTACATAAACCACTCTACCGTAATCAGAGATTTAAATTGTGGCTAAGCTATTTTGAGATATATGGCGGGAAACTCTTTGATCTTCTCAGTGACAGAAAGTTAGTGTTTTTCATCGTTTTTGGCTTTTCAtttgctattattattattattattattatttggcttTAAAACCTGGATGCATTTCATTTGATATAGCGGTTATAGAAGGCATGAAGAGccatatgtatatatcatttttcattgagAAAAGTAATGTAGTCCTTGCTTTGCAAAGTCAACTTCAGCATGCCTGTTTCTTGCAAAAGCTGAAGGTGTATGACTTAGTTAATGGCATTGTTTCCATGTGTTTGTATGTGGATGATTCATTTTTATCATGCTGTAATGCTGTGAAGCATCTGTTGCTCCGGTAACCCACAAATAAAATGTGTCCTTGTGCTTCAAGTGAATTTTTTGCGTAATTTTGCATGCTAAGCGTTTGTGGAAAGGGTCACTCCTTGCAACTCTGCCACCTGAAGTTCTTGGATCAGGATGGTAAATCATTCTTTGAAATACCATTCTCTGAGTAACTAATACGTACATGCAGGGTGTGACAGTGGCTGACATCAAGAATGCATGATTTTTGGTTAGATAAGATACCATTtaccttatattttttttaaaagttaagtAGATTTGCGTCTTATAATATGAGTTTGTAGCCATTTGCATTAATGGGGGATGCATAGGCGTTCACATGTATGCCTGTATGGAATTGCTAATgaccatttttttcaaataggaAACTTTTTATGAGGGAAGACGGAAAGCAACAAGTTTGTATTGTTGGACTGCAAGAATTCGAAGTTTCAGATGTACAAATTGTTAAAGAATACATTGAGAGAGGTAATGCTGCAAGAAGTACAGGATCCACTGGTGCCAATGAGGAATCTTCCAGGTCCCATGCTATCTTGCAACTTGCCATTAAGAAGCACAATGAGATGAAAGATTCCAGGCGTAATAATGAAGGAAATGAGTCTAAACCAGGGAAGGTTGTTGGGAAGATTTCTTTTATTGATCTTGCTGGTAGTGAAAGAGGTGCTGACACCACTGACAATGACCGACAAACAAGGTCAGATTTGtgcatctttttcttattttcttgtgtagtCAAGCATGAAGAATTGGAGTGTCTAATATTAAAATCCAAGTTTTTAGATTCCGCTTTGGTTTAACTTAAGATTTGAAGTAGGTTGTTATAACCCTATCGACCTTGAAGTGCCAATGGGTCAAATGGGGTGGGCTGGTGGGCTTGTGGAATAATATCAGGAGGGGTTGGGGGGAGTTTGTTCAATTGACTAGATTTCTGGGAGGAATGGAACAGGAtaagattttggcatgtgtaATGTGGGGGATCAGACACATAAGGCAGCCTTCCCTGACTTTTTCGACTTAGCTTGTTTTAGGGAAGCATCTGTAGCAGACACTATCCACTTTTATGTGATTTACCTCCAGGAGTTTTCtatgctttttttttcctcttcattttcTGATTAGCTGTTTCCCACGTATACCCTGCTGTGTACCAAAGGCAACACCCTTTATCAGAGGTGATTGCTGCAGGTTGGATTGGGCAATGCCCTTTTTCGCATTGGGCCACAGGTTGGATAGGTGCCCTGCCAGAGCTCAAGCCCTAGAGCTGAATCTGCTGGCAATGACCAACCAATCCTGGTCTTTTTAAGGTGCTGGATTTTGTGGCATTCGTTGACTTGTTAGGGTTATGCCTAGTGAGTTCTTTCACTTAAACGGTGTTCCTTATCTTTTCCAAGTATCTACTGGGAGACCAAAATCCTGGCCACTCATTTACTTTAGCTCATGTTGGGTCTGGAAGGCCACTCATGCATCTGGAAACATTAATTGAATGTACTAAGTTGTTCCCATGGAGTTGctataaatagatattttcatagCTAGATATTGCATTTTGTAAACCACTTTTTTAAGCTTTTTATGTTGATGTTGGACTGTTGTTTTATTGCTGTGGAAATTGACCTTATATGTGCCTTTCCTGGATCATTTGGTTCACTGCAGGATTGAGGGAGCTGAAATCAACAAGAGTCTTTTGGCTCTCAAGGAGTGCATTCGTGCACTTGACAATGATCAGCTCCATATTCCTTTCCGCGGGAGCAAACTCACAGAAGTGCTTCGTGACTCGTTTGTTGGCAATTCAAGGACTGTTATGATTTCTTGCATTTCTCCAAATGCAGGTTCCTGTGAGCATACGCTTAACACTTTGCGATATGCAGACAGGTATTCTTTTTTACCTGCTTCAAAAAATTGAAGTATCCCAGTATCAGTGGTTATTATCTTATGTAATTTTATCTGAAGAATGGCTATTAAATGAACAGGGTTAAAAGTCTATCCAGAAGCGGAAATGCGAGAAAGGATCAGGCTATCAATTCATTACCACCAATTAATAAAGATGTTTCATCAGCATCATCTCTGCCAGTTTCTGTTGACTCAGATGATGTTTATGACCAGTGGCAAGAGGTGAAAGTACCAGATGTAGGAAGAAGGGTTGTGGAAAAGGAAAATGCCTCATACAATCCTACTGTTGATTATAGCAATAAACAGTCCTCCAGTGTTTCGTCTAGTTACCCCTTAAATGGACGAGAGGAGAAAGGGGTGGCTTCCGGCTCAATGGACAGGGAGAggtatgaaatgaaaaattcttatgGTGATTCTACTATTCAAAAGTCAAACTCCTCTTATTCCCAAAACTCAGAAGATACAGAAGAGAAAGTGCAGAAGGTTTCACCACCTCGTAGAAAAGTGTCTAGGGAAGAAAAATCAGAGAAGCTGGGGAACTGGCTGAGAAAAGATCTTAATGGATCAGATCTCTCTACCGCAAAAACCAAGCAGCAGAATACAGTCACATACAGCTCAAATAATGTTGGACCTCGGCAATATGAACCAGAACCCCTACCTGATGGAAATATTAATGCAATACTTGAGGTTGGACATCTGTGTAGCCTGTCCTTTCCtggaaatattttaattgtaagaGGTTTCTTTTTGCCTCTTGTTTATCTTATGTGCTATTTTGACTGCTGTAGGAAGAAGAGGCCTTAATTGCTGCTCAtagaaaagaaattgaagacACGATGGAGATTGTTCGTGAAGTAAGTGAAAAATTGATCAGTTAATAGGTTTTTAACTTTGGAGTTGTTTTGACTTGATAGGTTAGTCATTGCTCAAGGCATTATGTGCCGTTGATTTCTTAATCCCAAAGCATATGAAATCATGACAAGGAGTTCTAATCTTCTATAATCCTCTGAAAAAGAGagatatttatcttatttgaaACATGTGAGTTAATCACAGTTAATTATCACCCATTAATCTTTAGTAAAAAGCTTGAAATTCCAAGAAACTTCAGgtacatatttttttcatagcttctcaaatttaatttcgAACATGTCTAATGTCTAAACCGTTCACTGGATTCTAGGAAATGAAACTGCTGGCAGAAGTGGATCAACCAGGCAGCCTCATCGACAACTATGTTACTCAGTTGAACTTTGCGCTTTCTCGCAAGGCAGCAGGTCTGGTTAGTCTGCAAGCTCGCCTTGCAAGGTTCCAGCACCGATTGAAAGAACAGGAGATACTTAGTCGGAAAAGGGTGCCACGCTAAGGCAGCTCTTTGTTTCTTTGCTTTAATGACTGCACCATATACTgccatgtaatttttttttttttatatataattttgcaGTGCTAATTTTTTGTCGTTGAATGGCTTTCTTCCTATGTATATGGATCTTTTCTGGCAGTGAAATTATACCTTTTTTCCTTCCTCTCACAGTCACGATCCACGCAGAGGATTGAGGTACTTTGGGAGAGTGTCTAAGGCAATGCACAGAAAAACTGTACTTGAGGGCTATGGTCGATGTGGTTTGAACAAGAATGAGGTTTTATGTCTGTAATCGAAGTTTTACTGTTGTCAATTGTATTTTGTAGGCTAGTCTGATTTGATCTTCCCCAGATTTTAAGGGTCTGTGCCGACTCTGTGGACCTTGGCTGTTTACAGGTGTCTGGACTTGATTCGCAAATTATAGTTaggaaatgggaaaaaaaaaaaaagaaaaaaaaaggtgatatCGATGCTTTATTATTTCCTCAATTTTCTGAAATCATTTTCTCCACCTCCTCAACTTTGTTTACTACCATTCTAGGATACAAATGATTCATAACATTGCTGCAGAATTATTATCTGATTCTGATTTGCAGTTCTGTACTGATATTTGTTTTTGCTAATAGGCTACGTTCTAGTTCGTTATGAGAACTCTGTTGAAAGCTTACAGTAAACCAAGGGCGAGGTTGGGCTTCAAATTGTGAAATCATCATTATTCTTGGAGTGTATAACCAAATGTACATCTTTTATGAacactggattttttttttttatgaatttcacTTGCGCTGCTTATGGATTTTATCGTGATTTTATGAACAGATTTGTAGAATTACCCGTTGAATATGTACTTCCGCAAATGATATTTGACCATTGTCTTAAAGAACCGTGACTGATGAAATTGCTCGTACAACAGGAACGGTACCACAAATCCACGTGTATTAAGCCTGCAGAATTCACCAAGTAGTTAAATTcgactcaatatatatatatatatattatttgggAGAGAGGTATCTAGCTCCAGACCTCCATTTTAGAGGCTGGGAGTTATGCCAACCTAAAAGAGAAGCGTGTCATTGCAAATGATGTAAGCTTGAAATTGGTAATTTTGGTTCATCCCCTTCCAAAAATACACGGAGgtaaatagagaaataaaattgtaatcttACATCTATAGCACAGGTTTGCCTAACCTCGTTAGGTGGTAATTTGCA encodes the following:
- the LOC121246705 gene encoding kinesin-like protein KIN-13A, whose amino-acid sequence is MGGQMQQSNAAAATALYDHAGGGSVHNAGPASDAGDAVMARWLQSAGLQHLASPLASASIDHRLLPNLLMQGYGAQSAEEKQRLFKLMRNLKFNGESASEPYMHTAQTSGGVATSDGFYSPEFRGDFGAGLLDLHAMDDTELLSEHVISEPFEASPFMPGSAKVFDDEFNVTGGGQQGGRPDVDASFPLPANEKESMKENNVAKIKVVVRKRPLNKKENSRKEEDIVSVYDNALTVHEPKLKVDLTAYVEKHEFCFDAVLDEDVSNDEVYRVTVEPIIPTIFERTKATCFAYGQTGSGKTFTMQPLPLRAAEDLARLLHKPLYRNQRFKLWLSYFEIYGGKLFDLLSDRKKLFMREDGKQQVCIVGLQEFEVSDVQIVKEYIERGNAARSTGSTGANEESSRSHAILQLAIKKHNEMKDSRRNNEGNESKPGKVVGKISFIDLAGSERGADTTDNDRQTRIEGAEINKSLLALKECIRALDNDQLHIPFRGSKLTEVLRDSFVGNSRTVMISCISPNAGSCEHTLNTLRYADRVKSLSRSGNARKDQAINSLPPINKDVSSASSLPVSVDSDDVYDQWQEVKVPDVGRRVVEKENASYNPTVDYSNKQSSSVSSSYPLNGREEKGVASGSMDRERYEMKNSYGDSTIQKSNSSYSQNSEDTEEKVQKVSPPRRKVSREEKSEKLGNWLRKDLNGSDLSTAKTKQQNTVTYSSNNVGPRQYEPEPLPDGNINAILEEEEALIAAHRKEIEDTMEIVREEMKLLAEVDQPGSLIDNYVTQLNFALSRKAAGLVSLQARLARFQHRLKEQEILSRKRVPR